A single window of Vibrio sp. SCSIO 43137 DNA harbors:
- a CDS encoding acyl carrier protein, with protein sequence MKTKAAVKALIADILKVSVEKIDDELAIGDIPEWDSLAHMRIIAALESELGVVLDIEQTLEIEDVEDIVDAVMSTES encoded by the coding sequence ATGAAAACAAAAGCTGCGGTTAAAGCACTAATTGCTGATATTTTGAAAGTATCTGTTGAAAAAATTGATGATGAACTTGCGATTGGTGATATACCAGAATGGGATTCTTTAGCACATATGAGAATTATTGCAGCGTTAGAGTCTGAGTTAGGTGTGGTTTTGGATATTGAGCAAACATTAGAAATTGAAGATGTTGAAGATATTGTTGATGCAGTAATGAGTACTGAATCATAG
- a CDS encoding oxidoreductase, whose protein sequence is MKDLLEDKKIVIAGAGGLLGARLVSAALKQKATVIAADINPTLMQERLKALGVDLSDNQLVIEELDVTSEESVKQFFTKHDSLDGAVNATYPRNKKYGAHFFDVTLESFNENLSLHLGSAFLFTQQCAASFKQTPSPFSLVNISSIYGVVAPKFDIYDNTPMTMPVEYAAIKSAIIHLNKYAAAYVNDSRFRVNCVSPGGIFDFQPDDFLKAYKKNTHGEGMLDVEEVIGSVLFLLSEQSKYVTGQNIIVDDGFSL, encoded by the coding sequence ATGAAAGATTTATTAGAGGATAAAAAAATTGTAATAGCCGGAGCTGGAGGGCTGCTTGGAGCTCGTTTGGTTTCTGCTGCTCTTAAGCAAAAAGCAACGGTTATAGCCGCGGATATTAACCCTACATTGATGCAAGAACGGCTGAAGGCGTTAGGTGTTGATTTGAGTGACAATCAACTTGTCATTGAAGAGCTTGATGTAACAAGTGAAGAGAGCGTAAAGCAGTTCTTTACTAAACATGACAGCTTAGATGGGGCTGTTAATGCAACTTACCCAAGAAATAAGAAGTACGGCGCCCATTTTTTTGATGTGACGCTAGAGAGTTTTAATGAAAACTTATCGTTACATCTGGGAAGTGCTTTTCTGTTTACTCAGCAGTGTGCAGCGAGTTTTAAACAGACACCATCACCTTTTTCCCTGGTAAACATATCTTCAATATATGGTGTGGTAGCACCGAAATTTGATATTTATGATAACACTCCAATGACAATGCCGGTTGAATATGCAGCCATAAAATCTGCCATTATTCATTTAAACAAGTACGCAGCAGCCTACGTAAACGATAGCCGGTTTAGGGTGAATTGTGTTAGCCCCGGTGGGATATTCGATTTTCAGCCAGATGACTTCCTGAAGGCCTATAAAAAGAATACCCATGGCGAGGGTATGCTGGATGTAGAAGAGGTTATTGGCTCAGTACTCTTTCTTCTCTCAGAGCAATCTAAATATGTCACTGGTCAAAACATCATTGTGGATGATGGGTTTAGCTTGTGA